From the genome of Proteus vulgaris, one region includes:
- the ispH gene encoding 4-hydroxy-3-methylbut-2-enyl diphosphate reductase, translated as MQILLANPRGFCAGVDRAISIVDRALEIYGAPIYVRHEVVHNRYVVNDLRERGAIFIEEISEVPDNAILIFSAHGVSQAIRQEARSRNLTMLYDATCPLVTKVHMEVARASRKGKEAILIGHAGHPEVEGTMGQYNNPEGGMYLVESPADVWKLKVKDEDNLCFMTQTTLSVDDTSEVIDALNARFPKIIGPRKDDICYATTNRQEAARELAEKADVVFVVGSKNSSNSNRLAELAQRAGKPSYLIDSFEDIDESWVTNVNIVGVTAGASAPDILVQQVLERLKSFGADEVIELSGREENIVFEVPKELRLDYKVIE; from the coding sequence ATGCAAATACTGCTGGCTAACCCACGAGGCTTTTGTGCGGGTGTTGACCGAGCTATCAGCATTGTTGACCGCGCTCTGGAAATCTATGGCGCACCTATTTATGTTCGTCACGAAGTGGTTCATAACCGTTATGTAGTTAACGACTTACGCGAACGTGGCGCTATCTTTATTGAAGAAATTTCAGAAGTACCCGATAACGCGATTTTAATTTTTTCGGCTCATGGTGTTTCTCAAGCTATTCGTCAAGAAGCTCGTTCACGTAATTTAACGATGCTTTATGATGCGACTTGCCCATTAGTGACTAAAGTTCATATGGAAGTGGCTAGAGCTAGCCGTAAAGGCAAAGAGGCGATTCTAATCGGTCATGCAGGACATCCTGAAGTTGAAGGTACAATGGGGCAATACAACAACCCTGAAGGGGGAATGTATTTAGTTGAGTCACCTGCGGATGTCTGGAAACTAAAAGTCAAAGATGAAGACAATCTTTGCTTTATGACTCAAACAACACTTTCTGTTGATGATACATCTGAAGTTATTGATGCTTTAAATGCACGTTTTCCCAAAATTATTGGCCCCCGTAAAGACGATATTTGTTATGCAACAACCAATCGCCAAGAAGCAGCGAGAGAGCTTGCTGAAAAAGCAGATGTTGTTTTTGTTGTTGGCTCTAAGAATTCATCAAATTCAAACCGCTTAGCAGAATTGGCACAGCGTGCAGGAAAACCTTCTTATCTTATCGATAGCTTTGAAGATATTGATGAGTCATGGGTGACTAATGTCAATATTGTCGGAGTGACTGCAGGCGCTTCAGCCCCTGATATTTTAGTACAGCAGGTGTTAGAGCGTCTAAAAAGCTTTGGTGCTGATGAAGTGATCGAACTATCTGGGCGTGAAGAAAATATTGTTTTTGAAGTGCCAAAAGAACTTCGACTTGATTATAAAGTTATCGAATAA
- the dapB gene encoding 4-hydroxy-tetrahydrodipicolinate reductase codes for MSAKELRLAVVGAGGRMGRQLIQAISQQEGTVLGAAFERTNSSLIGSDAGELAGIGHIGVIVTDNLLAQANAFDVLIDFTRPEGTLSHIEFCVEQQKGMIIGTTGFDDEGKKAIDDAAKIIPIVFAANFSVGVNLVLKLLEKAAKVMGSYSDIEIVEAHHRHKVDAPSGTALAMGESIADALGRDLKKCAVYERVGHTGERDPQSIGFATIRAGDIVGEHTAIFADIGERVEISHKASSRMTFANGAVKAAIWLRSKKSGLYNMKDVLSLEEL; via the coding sequence ATGTCTGCAAAAGAACTTCGTCTTGCTGTTGTTGGTGCGGGTGGACGCATGGGACGCCAATTAATTCAGGCAATTTCTCAACAAGAAGGAACTGTGCTAGGTGCTGCTTTTGAACGTACAAATTCTTCATTAATTGGCTCAGATGCGGGTGAGTTAGCTGGTATTGGTCATATCGGTGTCATAGTAACTGATAACTTATTAGCACAAGCTAATGCATTTGATGTATTAATTGATTTTACACGCCCAGAAGGCACGCTTTCACATATTGAATTTTGTGTAGAACAACAAAAAGGCATGATTATTGGTACGACAGGCTTTGATGATGAAGGCAAAAAAGCCATAGATGATGCAGCAAAAATCATCCCTATTGTGTTTGCAGCCAACTTTAGTGTTGGTGTTAATTTGGTGCTTAAGTTACTCGAAAAAGCCGCTAAAGTGATGGGATCTTACAGTGATATTGAAATTGTAGAGGCGCACCATCGTCATAAGGTTGATGCGCCATCAGGTACTGCATTAGCAATGGGGGAATCTATTGCAGATGCATTAGGTCGTGATCTTAAAAAGTGTGCTGTTTATGAGCGAGTAGGGCATACGGGAGAGCGTGACCCTCAAAGTATTGGTTTTGCTACTATTCGTGCAGGGGATATTGTGGGTGAACATACTGCGATTTTTGCCGACATTGGCGAGAGGGTAGAGATAAGCCACAAGGCTTCTAGTCGAATGACATTTGCAAATGGTGCAGTAAAGGCGGCTATTTGGCTAAGATCTAAAAAATCAGGTCTATATAACATGAAAGATGTGCTTTCTTTAGAAGAATTATGA